One Trichoderma asperellum chromosome 5, complete sequence genomic region harbors:
- a CDS encoding uncharacterized protein (TransMembrane:12 (i191-215o235-261i355-376o382-400i464-484o496-517i889-912o924-948i1001-1020o1026-1043i1113-1131o1137-1156i)~EggNog:ENOG41), translating into MADHGEEKETQASKAVADSNAISIQSTSESGSESGNAAHLNEKHGDDIERIESRSDQEDDTPKEPLAATRSYATDASVATTSAAVRYAERPWYKKLNPMRWGAIPEIPKERIVSREYQAGFFSRLTFQWMNPLMTAGYKRPLDKQDIWIVNPDRAAEPMTIRVKEAFKKRVEKGSKRPLLYALHDSFTMEFWIGGLCSLIAAFMQVLSPFVLRYLIQFATDAYVAHVSHTPAPHIGRGVGLAIGVTLMQVVQSVCISHFIYRGMMMGGQTRAVLIGMIYEKSMIISGRAKAGGAKAAIMPGTSEQEEQDEGKKGKDDGKKKKGKKGAPEEVLGWGNGRITNLMSVDTYRVDQASALLHMTWTSPLSCIITLVLLLVNLTYSALAGFGLLMIGVPLITRAMQSLFRRRKNINKITDQRVSLTQEILQSVRFVKYFGWEKSFIDRLAQIRSKEIHSIQVLLAIRNAINAVSMSMPIFASMLSFITYSLTNHGLAPAEIFSSLALFNGLRIPLNLLPLVLGQVIDAWSSLQRIEQFLLEEEQEEDVILKPEGEHAIELVNTSFTWEKTPAKEADKGSASKDKKSKKVEALKPAAQPVTTEDSASTLVEEREPFKLQDLNLQAGRNELIAVIGTVGSGKSSLLAALAGDMRKTGGDVVFGASRAFCPQYAWIQNTTLQNNIIFGKEMNREWYKEVIQACALQADLDMLPNGDLTEIGERGITISGGQKQRLNIARAIYFDADIVLMDDPLSAVDAHVGRHIFDNAILGLLKDKCRILATHQLWVLSRCDRIVWMEAGKIQAVDTFENLMRDHKGFQDLMETTAVEKKEEEDDDEDDDKLKQLVLTETAEARKAKKNKKGAALMQQEERAEASVPWSVYGAYVRASGTIMNAPIVIFVLILSQGANIMTSLWLSYWTSDKFGLSTGQYIGIYAGLGAVQAILMFLFSVMLSILGTTSSKVMLREAMFRVLRAPMSFFDTTPLGRITNRFSRDVDVMDNNLTDAIRMYFFTLCMVTAVFGLIIAYFHYFAIALVPLYFLFIGAASYYRASAREVKRFESVLRSTVFAKFGEGLSGVASIRAYGLKSRFIQDLRQSIDEMNSAYFLTYSNQRWLSLRLDMIGNLLVFTVGILVVTSRFSVNPSIGGLVLSYILSIVQMLQFSIRQLAEVENGMNAVERLRYYGNELEEEAPLHTIDVRKSWPEKGEIIFDNVEMRYRDNLPLVLKGLSIHIQGGERIGIVGRTGAGKSSIMSTLFRLVEISGGTITIDGINTATIGLFDLRSRLAIIPQDPTLFQGTVRSNLDPFQEHTDLELWSALRQADLVPADANMDDRKTDPSRIHLDSTVEEDGLNFSLGQRQLMALARALVRGSQIIVCDEATSSVDMETDDKIQRTMATGFKGKTLLCIAHRLRTIIGYDRICVMDAGRIAELATPLELWKMEGGIFRSMCDRSGIRVEDIEHAKLELDQLDAAAAAASS; encoded by the exons ATGGCAGACCAcggtgaagagaaagagacacAGGCGTCTAAAGCTGTTGCAGACAGCAACGCTATCAGCATTCAATCCACTTCGGAGAGTGGCTCTGAGAGCGGAAATGCGGCTCACTTGAATGAGAAGCACGGCGATGATATCGAAAGAATCGAATCCAGATCCGACCAAGAAGATGACACACCCAAAGAACCGCTCGCGGCTACCAGAAGCTATGCTACAGATGCCAGTGTGGCCACGACATCCGCCGCAGTACGATATGCGGAAAGGCCCTGGTACAAGAAGCTGAACCCCATGCGCTGGGGCGCCATACCCGAAATTCCCAAGGAGCGTATAGTCTCTAGAGAATATCAAGCCGGTTTCTTCAGCAGACTCACTTTTCAATGGATGAACCCTCTCATGACT GCTGGGTACAAACGCCCACTAGATAAGCAAGATATCTGGATCGTCAACCCGGAcagagcagcagagccaATGACAATCAGAGTGAAGGAGGCGTTTAAGAAACGAGTCGAAAAAGGTTCAAAACGACCTTTGCTTTATGCCTTACACGATAGCTTTACGATGGAATTCTGGATCGGCGGACTTTGTTCGCTCATCGCAGCCTTTATGCAAGTTTTATCGCCTTTTGTCCTTCGTTACTTAATTCAGTTTGCAACCGACGCCTATGTTGCCCACGTTAGCCACACTCCTGCTCCTCACATCGGTCGCGGTGTCGGTTTGGCCATTGGTGTTACCCTCATGCAGGTCGTCCAGAGTGTGTGTATAAGCCACTTTATCTACCGAGGTATGATGATGGGTGGTCAAACCCGTGCGGTCTTGATTGGCATGATTTACGAGAAATCCATGATCATTTCGGGTCGTGCTAAGGCTGGTGGTGCCAAGGCAGCCATAATGCCGGGGACGAGCGAACAAGAGGAACAAGATGAAGGCAAGAAAGGCAAAGACgatggcaaaaagaagaaggggaagaaaggcGCTCCAGAGGAGGTCTTGGGCTGGGGCAACGGCCGCATTACCAACTTGATGAGCGTTGATACCTACCGTGTTGATCAAGCCTCAGCCCTCTTACATATGACTTGGacctctcctctttcttgcaTCATCACACTGGTCCTGTTGTTGGTCAATCTGACTTACAGTGCGCTGGCTGGCTTTGGCCTCTTGATGATTGGTGTCCCTCTCATCACAAGGGCCATGCAGTCGCTGTTTCGCCGGAGAAAGAACATCAATAAGATTACCGACCAACGTGTGTCACTTACCCAGGAAATTCTCCAATCTGTCCGATTTGTCAAGTACTTTGGCTGGGAGAAGTCTTTCATCGATCGTCTTGCTCAGATTCGTTCCAAGGAGATCCACTCTATCCAAGTCTTGCTCGCCATCCGTAATGCGATCAATGCTGTCAGCATGTCCATGCCCATCTTTGCCTCTATGCTGTCCTTCATCACTTACTCCCTAACCAACCACGGCCTAGCACCCGCGgagattttctcttctctagcCCTTTTCAACGGTCTCCGAATTCCTCTCAACTTGCTGCCTCTTGTCCTTGGCCAAGTGATTGATGCCTGGTCTTCCCTTCAGCGAATTGAACAATTCCTCCTCGAAGAAGAACAGGAGGAAGATGTCATCCTCAAGCCTGAAGGAGAGCACGCGATTGAGCTCGTCAACACCTCCTTTACCTGGGAAAAGACACCCGCTAAGGAGGCCGACAAAGGCTCTGCTAGCAAAGACAAGAAGTCCAAGAAAGTGGAAGCTCTCAAGCCTGCTGCACAACCTGTAACTACTGAGGACTCCGCTAGCACCCTAGTGGAAGAACGTGAACCTTTTAAGCTACAGGATCTCAACCTACAGGCTGGTCGAAACGAATTGATTGCTGTTATAGGTACTGTTGGTAGTGGCAAGAGTTCTCTGCTCGCCGCCTTGGCAGGTGACATGCGCAAGACGGGAGGTGATGTAGTTTTCGGCGCATCCAGAGCCTTCTGCCCTCAGTATGCATGGATTCAGAACACTACTTTGCAGAACAACATTATCTTTGGCAAGGAAATGAACCGGGAATGGTACAAGGAAGTTATCCAAGC ATGTGCTCTTCAAGCTGATCTTGACATGCTTCCTAATGGTGATCTTACTGAAATTGGTGAACGTGGTATCACAATCTCTGGTGGTCAGAAGCAGCGTCTCAACATTGCGCGAGCCATCTACTTTGATGCCGACATCGTTCTCATGGATGATCCCCTTAGTGCCGTTGATGCTCACGTCGGTCGCCACATCTTTGATAATGCTATTCTGGGTCTCCTCAAGGATAAGTGCCGTATCCTCGCTACACACCAGCTCTGGGTTCTTTCTCGTTGTGATAGGATCGTTTGGATGGAAGCCGGCAAGATCCAAGCCGTCGATACTTTTGAGAATCTGATGCGAGACCACAAGGGCTTCCAGGACTTGATGGAAACAACTGCCgttgagaagaaagaagaagaagatgacgacgaagatgacgacaaGCTGAAACAACTCGTCCTGACTGAAACCGCCGAAGCCCgcaaagccaagaagaacaagaagggcGCGGCTCTAATGCAACAGGAAGAAAGAGCCGAAGCCAGCGTGCCTTGGTCTGTATACGGTGCATATGTTCGCGCTTCTGGTACCATAATGAACGCTCCCATTGTCATTTTTGTCCTTATACTCTCCCAAGGCGCCAACATCATGACCAGCTTGTGGCTCTCGTACTGGACTTCAGACAAGTTTGGATTATCAACAGGCCAATACATCGGTATCTACGCCGGCCTTGGTGCGGTGCAAGCCATACTCATGTTCCTCTTCTCCGTCATGCTGTCGATTCTGGGTACCACTTCTAGCAAGGTCATGCTCCGCGAGGCCATGTTCCGAGTTCTGCGTGCTCCCATGTCCTTCTTCGACACCACGCCACTGGGCCGCATTACGAACCGTTTCTCTCGTGATGTCGATGTCATGGACAACAATCTTACGGATGCCATCAGAATGTACTTCTTCACCCTGTGCATGGTCACTGCTGTCTTTGGGCTCATCATCGCATACTTCCACTACTTCGCCATTGCTCTTGTTCCCCTGTACTTCTTGTTTATTGGTGCCGCTTCATACTACCGCGCGTCGGCCCGAGAGGTCAAGCGTTTCGAGTCGGTCCTCCGGTCTACCGTCTTTGCCAAGTTTGGCGAGGGTCTCTCGGGAGTAGCATCGATCCGTGCTTATGGGCTCAAGTCTCGATTTATCCAGGATCTTCGCCAGTCGATTGACGAGATGAATAGTGCTTACTTCTTGACCTACTCTAATCAGCGCTGGCTGTCCCTTCGACTAGATATGATCGGCAACCTCCTTGTTTTCACTGTTGGAATCCTTGTTGTTACTTCGCGATTCAGCGTCAATCCTTCCATTGGTGGTCTAGTCCTCAGTTACATTCTGTCCATTGTTCAGATGCTCCAGTTCTCCATCCGTCAATTGGCTGAAGTCGAGAACGGCATGAACGCTGTTGAGCGCCTCCGCTACTATGGTAATGAGCTTGAAGAGGAGGCTCCCCTTCACACTATTGATGTTCGCAAGTCTTGGCCagagaagggagagattATCTTTGACAACGTCGAGATGCGTTATCGAGACAACCTGCCTCTGGTGCTCAAGGGTTTGTCCATCCACATCCAGGGTGGAGAGCGCATTGGCATCGTCGGCCGTACTGGTGCAGGAAAGAGCTCCATCATGAGCACTCTATTCCGTCTTGTCGAGATCTCGGGAGGCACCATCACCATTGACGGCATCAACACTGCTACAATTGGTCTGTTTGACCTGCGTTCCCGTCTTGCCATTATCCCTCAAGATCCTACCCTCTTCCAGGGCACTGTCCGCAGCAACCTTGACCCCTTCCAAGAGCATACTGATTTGGAGCTTTGGTCTGCCCTTCGACAGGCTGATCTCGTGCCTGCGGATGCTAATATGGACGACCGCAAGACTGACCCCTCACGCATTCATCTTGATAGCactgttgaagaagacggcctcaacttctctctcggccagcgccagctcatGGCTCTCGCCCGTGCTCTCGTCCGCGGTTCACAAATCATTGTCTGCGACGAGGCTACTTCCAGTGTGGACATGGAGACGGATGACAAGATCCAACGGACCATGGCCACCGGTTTCAAGGGCAAGACTCTGCTCTGCATCGCTCACCGTCTCCGCACCATCATCGGCTACGACCGCATCTGCGTCATGGACGCTGGTCGCATCGCCGAGCTGGCCACGCCTCTGGAGCTATGGAAGATGGAGGGCGGCATCTTCAGGAGCATGTGCGACAGGAGCGGCATTCGCGTAGAAGATATTGAACACGCGAAGCTCGAATTGGACCAGCTGgacgctgccgctgccgctgccagctCCTAA
- a CDS encoding uncharacterized protein (EggNog:ENOG41~SECRETED:SignalP(1-22)~TransMembrane:1 (n6-17c22/23o125-147i)) has product MRASNLLSTLAAFAVLATPVLAQKKDSSSSSATSSPSSSPSSSPTSSPTSSPSSSPTSSPTSSPTSSPSSSPSPSPSQTADDSGPTGLPTLTKPGGSIPTYPAPSVPPTKDAPFMKHSSAPDGTVFIAVGAILGAFGLGVLLWRVIVSFLLHRSVRRAALAQHEANNKTGFPAPPAPFYKYSDHASPAAPSSGRGARRTNRNTMTPSAAPSQSNLFFSPTAAGSSAPGARGSAFLPSGFYAAGNSSPGGQQGPSISLTNLRPESTSYVNGSRNSLMGPSPPDSPHFSPRRDMSSSSVNLNTRQPGQRAPSAYLEDLLADEPGSLPPPQMPPNRASGSGSPRGSPRNRY; this is encoded by the coding sequence ATGCGGGCCTCCAACCTCTTGTCGACTCTGGCGGCCTTTGCCGTCCTGGCCACGCCTGTGCTGGCCCAGAAGAAGGACTCTTCCTCGAGCTCTGCGACCTCGTCGCCCTCATCGTCACCCTCATCATCGCCCACATCATCGCCCACATCGTCACCCTCGTCATCGCCCACATCGTCGCCCACATCGTCGCCCACATCGTCGCCCTCGTCATCGCCCTCCCCATCGCCCTCCCAAACTGCCGACGACTCGGGTCCTACTGGTCTGCCCACGCTGACCAAACCAGGCGGCAGTATCCCGACATACCCAGCTCCCAGCGTGCCGCCCACCAAAGATGCCCCCTTCATGAAGCACTCCAGCGCGCCAGACGGAACCGTCTTCATCGCCGTTGGTGCCATCCTCGGCGCATTTGGCCTCGGCGTTCTCCTCTGGCGCGTCATCGTCAGCTTCCTGCTCCATCGCTCTGTCCGCCGCGCCGCCCTGGCCCAGCACGAAGCCAACAACAAGACTGGTTTCCCAGCACCTCCCGCGCCCTTCTACAAGTACTCGGATCATGCCTCTCCTGCTGCGCCTTCAAGCGGCCGCGGCGCTCGTCGCACCAACCGAAACACCATGACCCCATCTGCCGCTCCCAGCCAGTCCAACCTGTTCTTCTCGCCCACGGCTGCCGGCTCCAGCGCCCCAGGCGCTCGCGGCTCGGCTTTCCTGCCCTCTGGATTCTACGCTGCCGGAAACTCGTCTCCTGGCGGACAGCAAGGCCCTTCTATCAGCTTGACTAATCTGCGACCCGAGTCGACGAGCTACGTCAACGGCTCAAGGAACTCGCTCATGGGCCCATCGCCTCCCGACTCTCCTCACTTTTCACCGCGAAGAGAcatgagcagcagctctgtcAACCTCAACACTCGTCAACCGGGCCAGCGGGCTCCAAGTGCCTATCTTGAAGACTTGCTTGCCGATGAGCCTGGTAGCCTTCCTCCGCCTCAAATGCCGCCCAACAGAGCcagtggcagtggcagcCCTCGGGGCAGCCCTCGAAACCGATACTAA
- a CDS encoding uncharacterized protein (EggNog:ENOG41~TransMembrane:4 (i20-39o59-78i99-123o135-157i)~BUSCO:EOG092D4DWT) — translation MEEERLWKFRKPEWLNSMWARNAGVYAAGALFSIAFYVMLDSAVWSKSAKNASDVHVKFVDWLPLIFSSLGMLIINSVEKQRLSTDSFSYSGSGVAWKARVVLFLGFAALAGGMAGGVTVFVLKFVVPGVGMPALSMGIENLVSNALVGFSSVVLWISQNMEDEYSYNLSL, via the exons ATGGAGGAAGAGCGCCTTTGGAAGTTTAGGAAACCCGAGTGGTTGAACAGCATGTGGGCTCGGAACGCTGGTGTCTATGCCGCCGGCGCTCTG TTCTCCATCGCCTTCTACGTTATGCTCGACTCCGCCGTCTGGTCCAAGTCGGCCAAGAACGCATCCGACGTCCACGTTAAATTCGTCGACTGGCTGCCgctcatcttctccagcctGGGCATGCTCATCATCAACTCGGTCGAGAAACAGCGCCTCAGCACCGACTCATTCAGCTATAGCGGATCTGGTGTCGCATGGAAGGCGCGTGTTGTCTTGTTCTTGGGATTCGCAGCTCTTGCGGGCGGCATGGCCGGAGGTGTCACCGTTTTTGTCCTCAAATTCGTCGTTCCGGGCGTCGGCATGCCGGCTCTGAGCATGGGTATTGAGAATCTGGTTAGCAACGCTCTGGTGGGTTTCAG CTCTGTCGTTCTATGGATCAGCCAGAACATGGAGGACGAGTACTCCTACAACCTTTCTCTGTAA
- a CDS encoding uncharacterized protein (EggNog:ENOG41) produces MSDRTRSAAALNGSRTTRSSGLANVPSSGGGSSNSSKTSLFRSHFIRRPNAPSAEPADGVRPDAEMTPRAEASDLVVRDQHGEVEIGNPPTPMVDDEEELQALEYQQENEREKQRLAEAIRHYQISHSSIADQPDALFEAVRESNRAKVNALAEDNWMFEPEEQPRIP; encoded by the exons ATGAGCGACCGTACTCGAAGCGCTGCCGCCCTCAACGGGTCACGCACCACCAGAAGTTCCGGCCTGGCAAATGTCCCCAGCAGCGGTGGCGgctccagcaacagcagcaagacgAGCCTCTTCCGAAGCCACTTCATCAGGCGGCCAAACGCTCCCTCGGCCGAGCCGGCGGACGGCGTGCGCCCGGACGCGGAGATGACGCCGCGGGCTGAGGCCTCGGACCTTGTTGTGAGAGACCAGCATGGCGAGGTGGAGATTGGGAATCCGCCGACGCCGATggtggatgacgaggaggagctgcaggCGTTGGAGTATCAGCAGGAGAATGAAA GGGAGAAACAGCGTCTAGCAGAGGCGATTCGACATTATCAAATCAGCCACAGCTCTATAGCTGATCAGCCTGACG CCCTCTTCGAAGCTGTGCGTGAGAGCAATAGAGCCAAGGTCAACGCTTTAGCTGAAGACAACTGGATGTTTGAACCAGAAGAGCAGCCGCGCATACCATGA
- a CDS encoding uncharacterized protein (TransMembrane:1 (o228-245i)~EggNog:ENOG41~BUSCO:EOG092D2TLM): protein MANKVDRIVARLQEKIADGDFYEAQQQTRVAASRYIKTQNWPAAIDILYSVAQSLLKAQQGGSGGDLCVMMLDVYKQAELKPDATSKGRLLTCLRLFDPLEPTRKKFITESVGWSAKFGEYPAGDPELHHVAGSLYAEEHETYEAERHLVLGTKDSPEVLINMEYAWYKEGDAHMAPHFAARAVLPYLLVGNVRAATSTYRLFISALTNDNPALGVQDVSSNTSDIRIFPSLPLLNFLGLLLLAIQRGAPEVYKGLISKYASHIDEAEAWAEPLEMIGEMYFGIQKPRQSNPLMDMMSGLFGGGAAAPPQQARRPGLQAPAAEGLD from the exons ATGGCCAACAAAGTCGACCGCATCGTCGCCCGGCTGCAGGAAAAGATCGCCGATGGCGACTTTTACgaagcgcagcagcagacgcGAGTCGCCGCCTCCCGCTATATCAAGACGCAGAACTGGCCGGCCGCCATCGACATTCTCTACAGTGTCGCGCAGTCGCTGCTCAAGGCCCAGCAGGGCGGCAGCGGAGGAGACCTGTGCGTCATGATGCTGGACGTGTATAAGCAGGCTGAGCTGAAGCCTGATGCGACGAGCAAGGGGAGGTTGTTGACGTGTTTGCGACTGTTCGACCCGCTGGAGCCTACGAGGAAGAAGTTTATTACCGAGAGTGTGGG ATGGTCTGCCAAGTTCGGCGAATACCCTGCTGGCGATCCTGAATTACATCATGTTGCCGGTTCACTATATGCAGAGGAGCACGAGACATACGAGGCCGAACGGCACCTAGTATTGGGAACAAAGGACTCTCCCGAAGTACTAATCAACATGGAGTACGCCTGGTACAAAGAAGGAGACGCCCATATGGCACCGCACTTTGCAGCTCGAGCCGTCCTCCCCTATCTCCTTGTCGGCAACGTCCGTGCCGCTACTTCAACCTACCGACTCTTCATCAGCGCCCTCACAAACGACAACCCGGCTCTCGGCGTTCAAGATGTCTCCAGCAACACTTCCGACATTCGAATCTTCCCCAGCCTGCCGCTGCTCAACTTCCTGGGCCTGCTGCTACTGGCTATCCAGCGAGGCGCTCCCGAAGTCTACAAGGGCCTGATTTCCAAGTATGCGTCGCACATAGACGAGGCAGAGGCGTGGGCAGAGCCTCTAGAGATGATTGGCGAGATGTACTTTGGCATACAGAAGCCAAGACAGAGCAATCCTTTGATGGACATGATGAGCGGGCTGTTTGGCGGAGgcgcagcagcgccgcctcAGCAGGCCCGACGACCGGGGCTGCAagctcctgctgctgagggACTTGACTAG
- a CDS encoding uncharacterized protein (TransMembrane:2 (i52-69o89-109i)), which translates to MSAALARVSTPVKQVAATPTANSPGTWRHPRLHEIARRRDASNFSEKNVRRIIYNIIALLLMWSVHLLAKFKIDAQMFPKSFRQHFGWAWFLIQLVPFIQIGMACLPLVRPKDELSDIPLTAAQRKLLGLNPTAIAPTPDAKFSTPPRYSRTPSIAGSVGSRASYNGSPLEGRGSPVPFSLSQSFAGSVSQFSPNTVGSPLSQSVNGMSHRRSSFGSPSSFSSSFNGSNFGASTSSNIFSDPTSPSPSAGKRTSIGLNNKWLYEKGRKSSGSTWVY; encoded by the exons ATGTCCGCGGCTCTGGCTAGGGTGAGCACGCCCGTGAAGCAGGTCGCGGCGACCCCAACTGCCAACAGCCCAGGTACTTGGAGACATCCGCGACTCCACGAAATCGCCAGGCGTCGTGATGCCTCAAACTTCTCGGAGAAAAATGTGCGGCGAATAATCTATAACATCAttgccttgctgctgatgtGGTCTGTCCATCTGCTGGCCAAGTTCAAGATTGACGCGCAAAT GTTTCCCAAGTCGTTTCGACAACACTTTGGCTGGGCGTGGTTCCTCATCCAGCTGGTCCCCTTCATCCAGATTGGCATGGCATGCCTGCCGCTTGTCCGTCCCAAGGACGAGCTCTCCGATATCCCGTTGACGGCTGCCCAGCGGAAACTGCTGGGACTCAACCCGACGGCTATCGCACCAACTCCCGATGCAAAGTTCAGCACCCCGCCGCGATATTCACGAACGCCATCCATTGCGGGTTCTGTTGGCAGCAGAGCTAGCTACAACGGCTCCCCACTCGAAGGACGAGGAAGCCCTGTCCCCTTTTCTCTGTCTCAGAGCTTTGCCGGCTCCGTCTCCCAATTCTCCCCCAACACCGTTGGAAGCCCTCTATCGCAGAGTGTTAACGGCATGAGCCACAGGAGATCTTCTTTTGGATCACCAAGCTCCTTTAGCAGCTCCTTCAATGGCAGCAACTTTGGCGCAAGCACCTCGTCAAACATCTTTTCTGACCCCACCTCACCAAGCCCATCAGCAGGCAAGAGGACAAGCATTGGGCTCAATAATAAGTGGCTATAcgagaagggaagaaagtCCTCGGGGAGCACTTGGGTTTATTGA
- the ERG1 gene encoding Squalene epoxidase (TransMembrane:1 (o12-32i)) gives MPQNEPSPPGISRLLAILGLLTALLASVVYVIDQDLDRFYIFETDHLHDLAQRGIAQHGNDTRGIVRYIVDELNEKVPGYVNLEEDWMFNNAGGAMGGMYIIHASITEYLIIFGTAVGTEGHSGRHTADDYFHILSGTQMAYVPGEYEPEIYPPGSVHHLRRGDVKQYKMPEACFALEYARGWIPPMLFFGFADGLTSTLDFPTLWKTTYITGQQMIGNLLKAKL, from the exons ATGCCTCAAAACGAGCCCTCACCACCCGGCATCAGCCGCCTCCTCGCCATCCTGGGCCTCCTcacggcgctgctggcatcCGTCGTGTACGTGATCGACCAGGACCTGGACCGCTTCTACATCTTTGAGACGGACCACCTGCACGACCTCGCGCAGCGGGGAATCGCCCAGCACGGCAACGACACCAGGGGCATTGTCAGGTACATCGTGGACGAGCTGAACGAGAAGGTTCCGGGATATGTGAATCTCGAGGAGGACTGGATGTTTAACAATGCGGGCGGTGCCATGGGCGGCATGTACATCATTCACGCCA GCATAACTGAAtatctcatcatcttcg GCACCGCCGTCGGAACAGAAGGCCACAGCGGCCGCCACACCGCCGACGACTACTTCCACATCCTCTCCGGCACCCAGATGGCCTACGTGCCTGGCGAGTACGAGCCCGAGATCTACCCGCCGGGAAGCGTGCACCACCTGCGCCGCGGCGACGTCAAGCAGTACAAGATGCCCGAGGCCTGCTTCGCGCTCGAGTACGCGCGCGGCTGGATCCCGCCcatgctcttcttcggcttcgcCGACGGCCTGACCAGCACGCTCGACTTCCCGACGCTGTGGAAGACGACGTACATTACGGGCCAGCAGATGATTGGCAATCtcctcaaggccaagctgTAA
- a CDS encoding uncharacterized protein (EggNog:ENOG41), whose protein sequence is MPAQLNGAVTGSIPIHIVTDQANGFHRQHKHSRSSYSESSPLANSRNNSLTFRPPKRLMSTPKTIAVINASGRQAASLIRVATAVGYHVNAQLRNLEGVIATEVSTNPNVTVFVGELYTRHQPTEENKDVTKNGPLPGVGVNHELIANLFRGAQLAFINTTFYGDELQIGKALADAAKKTNIQHYIYSSMPDHAAYNSKWPSLPLWAAKHEVEAYVRHLGLPATFVYTGIYNNNFTSLPYPLFCMELQPDGSFTWQAPFHENAKLPWLDAEHDVGPAILQLFKDGVSKWAGERIALAYEYLTPIEACKVFARGVGRRVRYVRGPIEIKVRIPTGYRQQLEALEKLFDPNEEDAKKQPPYFGDPKLEASCPREALELWEGPRGLEEYAREMFPLEEEANGLTWMFEEEDDGHDARLEARIQATTTSVENMKIQDDAEDDSSDDDDDDDVLVMRGRKRAEESWLA, encoded by the coding sequence ATGCCGGCACAACTCAACGGCGCCGTTACGGGCAGCATTCCCATCCATATCGTAACCGACCAGGCAAACGGGTTCCACAGGCAACACAAGCATTCGCGATCCTCCTACTCAGAGTCGTCTCCCCTTGCCAACTCCAGGAACAATTCCTTGACTTTCCGCCCTCCCAAGAGGCTCATGTCTACCCCAAAGACCATTGCCGTTATCAATGCCAGCGGCCGCCAAGCTGCGTCGCTTATACGCGTAGCTACAGCCGTGGGCTACCATGTGAATGCGCAGCTGAGAAATCTCGAGGGTGTCATTGCGACCGAGGTCTCGACCAACCCAAACGTCACCGTCTTTGTTGGCGAGCTCTATACAAGACACCAGCCTACCGAAGAGAACAAGGACGTGACAAAGAATGGTCCCCTACCGGGAGTGGGAGTTAACCACGAATTGATCGCAAATCTTTTCCGGGGCGCGCAGCTTGCATTTATCAATACTACCTTCTATGGCGACGAGCTGCAAATCGGCAAGGCTCTGGCCGATGCAGCCAAGAAGACCAATATTCAACACTACATCTATTCCTCTATGCCCGATCACGCAGCTTACAATAGTAAGTGGCCATCGCTGCCTCTGTGGGCCGCCAAGCACGAAGTGGAAGCGTACGTGAGGCACTTGGGCCTCCCTGCCACCTTTGTCTACACCGGAatctacaacaacaacttcaCTTCACTGCCTTATCCTTTATTCTGCATGGAGCTGCAGCCGGATGGCTCCTTTACTTGGCAGGCGCCATTTCATGAAAATGCCAAGCTTCCGTGGCTGGATGCTGAACATGACGTTGGACCTGCTATTTTACAGCTCTTCAAAGATGGCGTATCCAAGTGGGCTGGGGAGCGTATCGCCTTGGCGTATGAGTATCTCACTCCAATAGAAGCATGCAAGGTGTTTGCTCGTGGCGTGGGCCGTCGTGTTCGCTATGTAAGGGGGCCCATTGAGATCAAAGTTCGCATACCTACAGGCTATCGACAACAGCTTGAAGCTCTGGAGAAGCTCTTCGATCCTAATGAGGAGGACGCGAAAAAGCAACCGCCATACTTTGGAGACCCAAAACTGGAGGCTAGTTGCCCGCGGGAGGCCCTTGAATTGTGGGAGGGCCCTCGGGGGTTAGAAGAATACGCGAGGGAGATGTTCCcactggaagaagaggctaaTGGCTTGACATGGATgtttgaagaggaggatgacggTCACGACGCTCGACTGGAAGCTCGAATCCAGGCTACAACGACTTCTGTGGAGAATATGAAGATTCAGGACGATGCAGAGGACGACTCatctgacgacgacgacgacgacgacgtaCTTGTCATGCGAGGTCGCAAGCGTGCCGAGGAAAGCTGGCTCGCTTAA